ATTATGAAGGACGGCGAACTTTGGGGATATCAATTATGGATTAACCTACCCAAAGAATTAAAGATGCAAGAACCTAAATATAGGCATATTTCCTCAGAGATAATTCCGATGTTCGAAGATGGCGATGTCACTGTAAAGGTAATTAGTGGAGATTTTAAGAATACTAAAGGTGTAGTAGAAACCTTTCAAGAGATTAATTATTTTGATGTAAATATGAAGCAAGGTAAGTTCGTAAAAGAAGTTTCAGGCACTACATTAATTTATGTTCACACAGGTGGAGTTCAAGTATCCTTAAGTGATGGTAGCATAGTTAAGGTTAACAAGGGTGATATGGCAGTTATAAATGATGAAAAAGTAATAGAAGTAAGTTCTAGTGAAGTTTCAGGATTTCTGTTCATAAATAGTAACCCAATAGATGAACCAGTAGCTAAATACGGTCCTTTTATAATGAATACAATGGATGAAATATTACAGACAATTGATGATTTTAATTTTGGAAACTTTTAAAATTTTATAAAAGAAAAATTAAAGGAAATAGGGATGAGACCTATTTCCTTATTTTATTAT
This genomic interval from Clostridium sp. 'White wine YQ' contains the following:
- a CDS encoding pirin family protein, producing the protein MIKVVNGQKVKDGAGVSLNRLIGTSNLDDANPFYLLDEFRSEDKADYMAGFPMHPHRGIETITYMVKGSFRHRDSKGNEGVLNAGDVQWMTSGKGILHEEMPIMKDGELWGYQLWINLPKELKMQEPKYRHISSEIIPMFEDGDVTVKVISGDFKNTKGVVETFQEINYFDVNMKQGKFVKEVSGTTLIYVHTGGVQVSLSDGSIVKVNKGDMAVINDEKVIEVSSSEVSGFLFINSNPIDEPVAKYGPFIMNTMDEILQTIDDFNFGNF